The sequence GCTCCCTCATGTGGCGGTACACCTTCCCCGAACGTGTCGAACTCGGCCGATGCCGTGGCGGCCGAGTCTGGCGGAGGAATATCGTTTAACTGTTCGAAACCGTTCGCATCTTCAAAATTGCGGTTTGAGCAGGACGTTGAGAGAAGATGGCCGAAAATCGCGTTTACGGTACCGCGTCCGTTGAAGGCGTTCAGTGCGATGCGGATTAAATCTCTGCCCCGGAACGGGTTTCATCTGCTTCACCCGCTGGTGGAGCTGGGGGACCCGAAGCGGTGTTCGAGGCAGCCCGGCGCAACCGGGACACGTCGGCGCGTCCCCGACTCCAAGCACCACCTCGTCGTCGTGGCCGTGATGAAGTAGTTCCTCAAGTCTGGGGTTCCTACCGAACTTGGGGACCGGAGGTCCCGCCGGCACCGGGACGTCACGGTGCGGTGGCCTGTCTCCGCCGCTGTTCGACACAGCCATTTCGGCGCTCCGCCCGACGCCACGCTCATCGAGCACGGCTTCGTGGCGCTTGGGCACGGCTCTCGCGACGACGCCGAGAATATGCGGCACGAAGATCACTGAAGTGCTCAAGCCATCAGGGCCGCTGATTTCACGGGCCAGGACCCGGACCGCGCCCGTGAGTGAGCCATTCGCAGCGGCCACCGACGGGGACGAAGGCGCCGTTGGCGCAACGCATGAGGCGCCCGTGCGTCGAGGAGACATTCGAAGTCTCAACTCGTCGGCACGGGCGCCTCATTGGCTCCCCGTCGTGCTCATCGTCACCCGCGAGGACGGCCGCGGGTGGAATGGTGTTCCCGAAGTACGCGCTCGGCTCCCAGGGGCGGACTCCCGTCGAGGAGCGCGGCTACCCGGGCCGGGCCGAATCGCGCCGCGAAGGGCTCGGCAATGAACAGGCCCGGTCACACGCTCCGCGCGATGACCGGGCCAGGGAGCCGATGTCCCTCAGTGGCGCCCCAGAGGTTCGAGTGCGCTCGCGGAGCCCTCCTCGGAGCCGGCCGGGGCAGCCGCGACTTCCACGTCCCCCAGGAGACCGAAACTCTCCCTGACCGCCCGCTTCTCCTTCCAGAGGTGGTAGACGGCGATACCGAGGATGACCGTGCCCACCGCGTTGGCCACAAAGTGCCACCAGACCCGGTACGTCGCCAGTGCCGGGCCCGGTTCGATGGCTCCGAACCAGGTGGACAGTCCGATGGCCCGGCTCGCGCCCAGCGCCACGGAAGCCGTCAGCACGATGTGCTCGATGCCGTGGATGCCCTGCATCCAGACGCCCATCCTGGCCCACTTGCGCGCCTTCAGCTGTCCGGCGACCCGGTGCGTGATCTGCACGATGCCGACCAGTCCGGCGAGGAAGATGAAGTTGCCCACCAGGTGCAGGATCTCCATCCCGAGGGCGGGCTTGCCGGCGTCGACCTGACCCATCCCACGGGCAAAGCTGTCGGCCCACGGAGTCATCCACGCGGGAGCGTAGGGATGGGCGATCCAGTAGCCGGCCTGCGTGACATGTTCCTGGAAGTGGCCGATCTGGCCCACCACGCCAACGCCTACGAGCCCCACGGCGACTTTGTACAGCCACGGCCTCACCTCCCTCCGGTTCCCGACCGCGAGCACGGCGACGGCGGCCCACATCGCGACGGCCCAGCCGATGAAGAGAACAGCGCCCACGGTGTCCACCGTCGAAACGGTGGGTGCCATCCCAGGCATGCCGGAGTGATCCATACGAAGTTCCTCCCTGGTTGTCTCTCAACTGTGCGGAAAGATCGCAGAAACAGCTGCCGGAGTGCGGCACCCCCTGAGGTGGTTACCGAATTCCGAGACCAGCGAGTAAGCACATCCCTGGGTTCCCCCGGCACGAGCGGAACCAGCACCCTCCCGCTGCTCACGATGGCGAACTGGCCTGCCTACGTGCCTCCCGCACAACAGACTGCCCCCGGTTCGCCGGGTTCGCCTCTTCCAAATTGCTCTCTTCGGATCCCGGCGTGGTGGGACCGGACCTCGCCGGCGGCAAGGCCCTTGACCGCGTGCGACCCCGGACAGGTGCACCCGCCGCCGGCACCGCCGCGGACCGCTCCGGACCGATTCCCGGCAAAGCACATTGGGAGAAGCCGACCCGATACAGCCGATGTGATGCTCATATCCGTGGCCGGAGCCACGGACGGTGGATTGGTGAATTGCTGTGCGCGTGCGCACTTCGTCTGGAGAAGAGGCCAAAAAAATGATCACGCTGGACACGGTGAACGTCGAGATCGACGGACCGAAGGCCACGATTTACCTGAACCGGCCGGGCAAGAAGAACGCGATGAATCCGCAGATGCACCTGGATATGAACGAGGCCCTGGACGCGATCGAGGCGGCCGGAACCGTAAAGGCGGTCGTCGTGACCGGCTCCGGTGACAGTTTCAGCTCCGGGATGGACCTCGAAGAGTGCTTCCTGCGGCCTTTCGACGACCCGCAGTTGTTCTACCGGACCAATCTGGTGGCGCTCAATTGGTTCAAGCGGCTGAAGGCCTTCCCCGCGGTGACCATCGCCAAGGTGAACGGGTACGCCTTCGGCGGTGGGTTCCTGGTGGCGGGGATCTGCGATCTGGCCATCACGTCGGAGACCGCGAAGTTCGGACTCTCCGAAATCAACTTCGGCA comes from Streptomyces sp. Mut1 and encodes:
- a CDS encoding DUF6008 family protein; the protein is MDHSGMPGMAPTVSTVDTVGAVLFIGWAVAMWAAVAVLAVGNRREVRPWLYKVAVGLVGVGVVGQIGHFQEHVTQAGYWIAHPYAPAWMTPWADSFARGMGQVDAGKPALGMEILHLVGNFIFLAGLVGIVQITHRVAGQLKARKWARMGVWMQGIHGIEHIVLTASVALGASRAIGLSTWFGAIEPGPALATYRVWWHFVANAVGTVILGIAVYHLWKEKRAVRESFGLLGDVEVAAAPAGSEEGSASALEPLGRH
- a CDS encoding p-hydroxycinnamoyl CoA hydratase/lyase, which codes for MITLDTVNVEIDGPKATIYLNRPGKKNAMNPQMHLDMNEALDAIEAAGTVKAVVVTGSGDSFSSGMDLEECFLRPFDDPQLFYRTNLVALNWFKRLKAFPAVTIAKVNGYAFGGGFLVAGICDLAITSETAKFGLSEINFGIFPAGGATWAATHNLPRKQALYYILTGDTLTGRQAETYGLVNKAVPADQLDAETDRIVGRIVNKNPITLELAKQVYERTTTMDLPASIDYDQAKLWELSRLSGNEWINVALKQFEKRDYQPGLSTYSRVDAAS